One window of Saccharomyces mikatae IFO 1815 strain IFO1815 genome assembly, chromosome: 8 genomic DNA carries:
- the SMKI08G2580 gene encoding pyridoxal 5'-phosphate synthase subunit PdxS: protein MSEFKVKAGLAQMLKGGVIMDVVTPEQAIIAERAGACAVMALERIPADMRKSGQVCRMSDPHMIKEIMAAVSIPVMAKVRIGHFVEAQILEALQVDYIDESEVLTPADWTHHIEKNNYKVPFVCGAKDLGEALRRINEGAAMIRTKGEAGTGDVSEAVKHITKIKAEIQQYKETLKNEADFAAKAAELRVPVELLKSTLEKGKLPVVNFAAGGVATPADAALLMQLGCEGVFVGSGIFKSSDPQKLAGAIVEATTHYDNPEKLLQVSSDLGDLMGGISIQSINEAGGKNGARLSEIGW from the coding sequence atgtcaGAATTCAAGGTGAAAGCTGGTTTAGCCCAAATGTTAAAGGGTGGTGTAATCATGGACGTGGTCACACCTGAACAGGCCATCATTGCTGAAAGAGCAGGTGCTTGTGCTGTTATGGCCTTGGAACGTATCCCAGCCGATATGCGTAAATCTGGGCAAGTGTGCCGTATGTCAGACCCACACATGATCAAGGAAATCATGGCTGCTGTTTCGATTCCAGTGATGGCTAAGGTCCGTATCGGCCACTTTGTGGAAGCACAGATCTTGGAGGCACTACAAGTAGATTACATTGACGAAAGTGAAGTCTTGACTCCAGCCGATTGGACACACcacattgaaaagaataactaCAAGGTCCCATTTGTTTGCGGTGCCAAGGATCTCGGTGAAGCATTGAGAAGAATAAACGAGGGTGCCGCAATGATCCGTACCAAGGGAGAAGCTGGTACTGGTGACGTTTCCGAGGCTGTCAAGCACATCACCAAGATCAAAGCAGAGATCCAACAGTACAAAGAGACTTTGAAAAACGAAGCAGACTTCGCAGCAAAGGCCGCTGAATTAAGGGTACCGGTCGAACTATTGAAGTCTACACTAGAAAAGGGCAAACTGCCCGTGGTCAACTTTGCTGCCGGTGGCGTGGCCACTCCAGCTGACGCAGCTTTACTGATGCAATTGGGCTGTGAGGGTGTATTTGTTGGTTCTGGTATATTCAAGTCCTCAGACCCTCAAAAGCTAGCTGGCGCCATTGTTGAAGCGACAACACACTACGACAACCCAGAAAAACTACTACAAGTGTCCAGCGACTTGGGTGATCTGATGGGTGGTATCTCCATCCAATCAATCAATGAGGCTGGTGGCAAAAACGGCGCAAGATTGTCTGAAATCGGGTGGTAG